The window TCTAACGAGTCCATATCTAGGGTTTCAAAGAGAAAACCCATGTGAAATGCCTCAAGTATCAATTCGGTACCAGTCCACTTATGTATTAAAGCACACTAAATAAGACCAGATCTTCACACTGGTATTGACCGATGGAGGGCAGAATAAATTAAGCAAGcaatacgtgtgtgtgtgtgtgtgtggaacAAGGACTGGGCATGGACCCTTAAGTCTTTGATCTATATGCATAATATTCTTAATTGTTAGGCCATTTAAATACTATTTACACGGAATTTGCATCGATCTAAGCCTATGTGGATTCCACTTGAATCACTAATAAGATTTGTCAAAGCCCCAGAATTGGCCTGTCAAAGTTTGCCAGTACTTGGCTCAAGTCAAAACGTCCTAGTGCGCTCGATCTTCCACGCTTTGATTGCCTTCTTTTTGCCGCAAAGATGGTTGACCGTTCTTAGGGTTTGTACAGGTTTGGACTTTGGATATTGGCTAgcgagaataataataaataaaaaaagcttaaattCAGTGATTCGTTTGCAAATTTGAGAGAGAATTGGATCTTCTAGCaatgaagggttttttttattgtagctaCTAATGATGTTCATGCTCTCGGCAATCGCACGAGTGTGAGATCATGCTTGCATGGCATGTGATATCGCACGAgcattaactaaaaaattaagatgacagTCAAATAGTTCATAACCCTATCAACAGGATattcaaaacttcaaatcctaattataatataatgggatgtatgtatgtatgtatgtatgtatgtagtATAACATTATTAAGCCTTAGGTTGATACATATAAGAATCATCTCACAATAAaagttaattgaatatattcaAAGAATATGGGAGTTAATTGAatgaattcaaagaaaataaatgtttgtgaataatataaaatcatttatttatctttatctAACAAATTCACCATTTGGTTGTTTGACAATAAAGGTTAATTTATctaacattttttctttttagggttGTGGTTGGTATCCTGATCCTCTGAACGcaatttgattgttttcttaGAAGCCCAGTTCTTAAATATAGCTTAATATCTTCTTGGATTAGTTACTCGcacaataattttcttaatatcaGGGATATTGTTCTTCTCTGGTGACCATCTTCTGCAACTGTAATGGCCACTCACCTGTAAAAACAGGAGTTGACTAACTGTGccggaagaaaaagaaagaaaaaaaacgagaAGAAGAATTAAGACAAATTAATTCGAAACTTATCCCATTTTCTTTCATGAGAAAATGACCAAACTTTTTCAAATTCTCCGTCCCACAAGCCAATTGAATCTATTCTGTGATTTGCTGCTTTCAACTTGAGAAAGTTGGGCAAAAGCCCATTAGCAAAGTTTGCTGTCATGTTCTTCGACGTATCTACATGCTAAGTCAAACTTGGCAATATATCAATATATGTGCACGTATATATAATCATCTCTACTACTTGCTTATGTATTAATCCAGTTAAATACTATGCTCAAATCTTCAATGTCTAACACCTTCATTCTCTGCAACTTTACGCGGCCTCGTATTAGCCATTGATTGATtacattctttctttcttttcgtgTAAATTTTGAGGGTTCTGGTAGCTTTTAGTGTGCTTCATTTGCTGGTGAAGAAAAGGTCTCTTTGTAGGCTGTGCTCTGTGGatcattttctttgtttgtagACAAGGTATTGCTGTCTTAACATTCTTAAGTAGTTTTCTTTCAGTGTTTCTTGTCCTCGATGGACTATATATATCTCTCTTGCATTCATCTTGTCTGGTTTTGGACAGAGGTGCTCAGGATCTAGGGACCTGAGTTTGACATTGATTGTACTAgaagtcttttctttgtctatttttacattaattaatcTCTTGGGATTTGAATTGTTAGTTAAtgagctttatttattttcttcttttagaaAATACAAGTTTCGTTTTCAGTTTGTCTGGGATCTTGTTTAATGCCAGAGAGATTAGACTAAGAGTGCGTAGCTAGGGAATACCAAAAACGCAGGGTTAGCCCTTTTATATGGCATCAAAACcggttttaaattcaaaaataaattttaaaaaataaaaaatatatattattttaatatatttttaaataaaatcatcatcGCAAgcttatttaacaaaataaaaaattaacaggaatattattaaatttatgtaaTAATGATACTATATTAATATAAACGTTTAGACCGTGTGACCCTGGATGCCCTTCTCATGGGGTGCTTCTCTTGCGCTTTTTTGCTACATTTCCAttcattcatataaatataatacgAAGGCACAGGATCCGTCACTACACAAACTTCAACTAACACCATCGACATAACTTCTTCATTGCCTTCTTGCTTGGTCTTTCCTTGCTCTTTTTGGACCAGGGTTATTCTGAGCTTTTCTTTGGCTACAACGCTGAAATTCTAACACTTTGTGCTGTTTGGTTGGCAAAAAATCAAGTCTGGTGTTAATTTGAAGCATATTTTCAATACAGTCGAGTTTAAATGCTTATACAAAAGTTGGACATTAAGTATGAATAATGGTTTAAGTTCCATGTATGTTAATTTGATTGCTTTTGCAGGTAAACAttcattttaattgaaatcaaGATATTGGCTTAATCCAGAATTCGACTATGAAAAGCGGGGATGACTTGGAAGGGATGCTTTGTGATTATGTTGGAGGGAAGGCCAAGTCCAAGTTACATAGGATTCCCTCAGCTAGGCTTGTTACAGCTCTTACTTGTCTCCAATTTGCTTTTGCAATTTATGCAACTTTCTTACTATACTACATGAGCCCTACAATAGATTTAAGAGCCAAACCAGACTTTACCTGGGCTACCAGAATCGCACAGCAATGGAAGCAATTTATTATCCCACCCCACGTTCTTGGTCGATACCAAGAAGCTGCTTATCTTGTCAGAGCAGAGATCCAACCAATCAATCCATCACAAGTTTGCGAACATGAAAAGATTGATTTCCAGCAGAAGAAGTCAAATGATTCTCAAATGATTAAGTTGAAGAGAGAGCTGTATGATGAGGTATTGGATTTTCAAAGGAAGTCCGTTGGCACAGAAACACTGTCTGAGCTAATGGCAATGAATTCTAAGTGGGATTTGCGAGGACCCAATAAGGCAAAGGTCACAGTGATCTTAAACCATTTCAAGAGAAAGACACTTTGCGCACAGCTTGATTCTCTGCTTCACCAGACACTTCCTTTCCACCATGTTTGGGTACTTTCATTTGGGAGCCCGAATGAGCTCTCACTAAAGCGAATTGTAGACAGCTATAATGATTCAAGAATCAGTTTCGTTAGTTCTAGCTACGATTTCAAGTATTATGGAAGGTTCCAAATGGCTTTACAAACCGAAGCCGATCTTCTATATATCGTTGATGATGACATGATTCCAGGCAGGAAAATGCTACAGATATTATCGCACGTAGCAGGGACGGAAAAATACAAGAACTCAGTTTTGGGCAGCATAGGAAGGATTTTGCCTTTTAGGCAAAAGGACTTCACATTCCCTAGCTACAGAAAGTTCCGGTCCAAAGAGGCAGGGCTCTATTTGCCTGATCCTGCTTATGATATAACAGTTAATAAAATTGTGCAGGTGGATTTTCTTTCCAGTTCATGGTTTTTATCTGCAGAGCTTGTTAAGACACTATTCGTTGAGGCACCTATGACCTTCAAGACAGGAGAAGATCTGCATCTTAGGTATGACCATTCTTActacatttcaattttttgttttattttgatcactTGTATTcggtaattaaaattaaaaaaaaagtgatgggTTCCTGTAAACTTTGATCTCTAGGAGTCACCCCGCTTTCTTCACATTAATAACAATATTGGTTTAAGCTAGTAGtaacaatttttataaaacattcaTGCAAGTATTATTGAGCTTTTATTGAGTTGGTAACCTGTTCAGTAGTATATTGGCAAGCATTTGAAGTTTTATACCTAAAATCAGGTTTTTTATTAGATGCAATGAGTTTTCAATACAAGAATCTTCATAGACTAGCCTTCCTTTTTTAAAGATGTGGCCAACTTTTCTTCTGTTAGTCACTATCCTGAACTTcgttaatataatattttccaCTTCGAGATGATGCTCTGTATCCTGTTTCCACCACTGGTATTTCTGTATCCACTAACCTGTCTACatgtttaatttgataaatgaaatgaaaataactGTGTTGGAATTAGCACTTCTCTTTTGAGATTCTCTGTAGCACTATCTGCACATTGTGGAGGAATAGTTTGGTTAGGACATAGGAGCAAGTTCAAGTGTACCGTCAGTGGAGGTTGGAGGAGGGTGCACCAATACATCAGTCatggtttattattttttagcttttggaAATGTGCAAATGGTTTCCAAATCTGAAACTATGGTTATCCATGTAATTTTTAAGTCATTTAACTGCTATAACCATTACCAAAATAACAAGTGATGGTAAAAATGGTATATCATGATAATTGATTGTAGAAGAATTGCAAGTTTTCTCAATATGAGAGAAAAGTGGTTCTCTGGATATCcaacttcttctcttttttctgtttttttcctttagatTTACTATTCTTTTGTCTTCCTGATTGAGCTTCTAATGTTATGATTTTTATCCAACATATGCAGCTACCAGCTTCAGAAGTACAGGAATGCTggttcatttgtgcttccagtTGATCCAAACGATAAGGAAACATGGGGTGATAGTGAGCACAGGCTTGCTTATGTTTCTGAAACCACTGTAATTTTCAAGGACATAGTTCAAGTCCGAGATGATCAGTGGTGGAAAGCACTGTCTGCTGGTTATGTGACTCAGTGGGCAGCAATGCACCCTCAAAAAATAGATGCACTCTTTTATGCCCACTCGGTCGATGAAGTTAAAGCACTTGCACCACTTCTTGAAAAGTTCAGGTCAACTGCTGGCAAGAAGGCATACATTGCTATCTCTGGAGGCAGTTTTTGCCCTTGTGAAGATGCTGCAACTGCTCTTAATTGGCCTAAAGTGGTTTGCAAAGAGAGAAGATTCAGGATATTTGATTTGGCGGTTGGGGCACAGTCAGATATATCAGACTCGGAAGTGCCAGTGATGCAGGCAGTGTACTCGAGTATGAAAGGATTGATCAAAATTCACAATCCCAGTGTGGTGATCACAGTGAATGACATTGATCCTAATGTGAAGAAAGCCTTGAAAATGGCGACAGAGACTAATGTTAATGGCACAACGATGGTTCTTCTTCCAAGGCCCTCTATATCAAAGGTTCTTTGGATGGCTGATCTAAGATCAGCTGCTTTGCCAAGTAAGgatgcatcctcacttttctgCCCTTGAAATTATGATCTATATTGTGGaacctttctttttatggatATGACTGACCATACACTTTAATTTGTCGATGCAGACTGGAATAAAATGCGGATTTCTGTTAACATAATCACCCAAAACCGTGCCCCTTCCTTAACAAGACTTCTTGAATCTCTCAGCAATGCTTATTATTTGGGGGATGAAATCCCCATCAGCTTCAACATGGACAGTAGAGTTGATGAGGAAACTATAAGATTGGTGAACTCATTCGATTGGCCTCATGGTCCTAAGACCCTCAGAAGAAGAATCATCCAAGGAGGCCTCATTCGAGCAGTCAGTGAAAGTTGGTACCCTTCTTCTGATGATGATTATGGCCTCCTACTCGAGGATGATATTGAAGTCTCTCCATTCTACTATCTATGGATCAAATATGCTCTTCTGGCCTACCACTATGATCCTCAAGTGTCACTGCCTCAGCTCTCCTCCATCTCGCTTTACACGCCTAGATTGGTGGAGGTGGTGAAAGAAAGGCCTAAATGGAATGCAACTGAGTTCTTCAAGGGGATCCATCCTAACACACCTTATCTACACCAACTACCTTGCAGTTGGGGTGCAATGTTCTTCCCTAAACAATGGAGAGAATTCTATGTTTACATGAACATGAGGTTCACTGAAGACGCCAAGGCAAACCCAGTTCAGATTCCAAAGTCAAGAACAAATGGATGGCAAGCTTCATGGAAGAAGTTCCTCATTGACATGATGTACCTCAGAGGATATGTTAGTCTCTATCCCAACTTTCCAAACCAGGCAAGCTTTTCAACTAATCACATGGAACCAGGGGCTCACATTAGTGCAAAGGACAACGTTGTTAAGCATGACAAGAAAGATTTTGAGGTGCCTCTACTGAAGGAAGATTTTACATCCTTTTTGCCTGATGGCAGGTTGCCTCCAGCATCCAAATTGCCATCACTTAACTTGTTCAACCAGCCTGTTTCGCTTAAGGGTCTAAAAGCAGCTGGAGCTAAGTTGGGCCAAGACGTCCTCAGATGCGACAATGCCACAGAAATTGTGAGTGTGGATCATGAAACAGGTCTGCCTACGCAATGCTCAAAATTCTGATGACTGAAGATTTAGgtgattgattaaatttttttcttctttttaaatctttgtAACATTTTTCTGAGCTTTATAGTTTGTCTATAGTCCATACACAAGATTATTTGAGCTATCCAGTTTAGGAAACAGTTGGATTCAAAAGAGGACTGCAGTTTCTTCCTTTATTGGATTTCCCAATCAATGGTTCAATTTCAGTAGCCCTTGTTATCGGCCTTGATTTTGATCGGTAATGACGTCTTAACTTTCTTTCCAAACATGGAAGACAATAACCCTCTGGAATTGGGCCGGGCTTCTGAAGCCAACTAGTTCCGCAAACACCAAAAAACATggaagttttaatatatttaaagtgaatattttttttaaaaaaataattgttaccataatttcaaacactataaaaaattataatacacTCTAATAATAGACTGATGTAAACAATTCAAGATGAGCTTGCTATGGACATGGACTGTACTTATaccagtttaaattttatattcatcTATAGTATTCAGTAAATAGTAAATTTTAAGAGGAAGTTTTAAGAGGAAGTTTGAGAgtgtaataatagttattttttaaaatattttttatttaaaaatacattaaaataatattttttaaaattattttttatatcagcacattaaaataatctaaaaatctaaaaaaattcattttatacaaaaataatcaaactttaTTAGAACTTCGGTGCAAACATAGCCCCAAAAAAGATCTATGTCATCAAATGTGACCATTTCTATGGTTATTTAAAACCAatataattacattaattttaagTTACAAACTACAAAAAACTTTTATTCATTATCTCATAATAATCTATATCACTCAGTAACTTGAACAATTATCTTGTAATTTTAATAATgacaaatattatattatattacattTACTActctaaaaagaattataaatcaTACACTTCCTAATTAATAAGTGAATATCATGAATTGTATAgtagatttatttaatatacGGTAAGATATTATATGACATCTTcgtaatttaattaatactaTACTTATGGTAATTATGAGAATTAagtataatttcaataaaaaggcTTATTACATTTGAgaagataattattatttaagtcatagaataaatacttttaatatatttaacacATTAGATTGTAAATAAACATTACATCAAGAGATTATTCATAGAATAAGAATGTTAGCTATTTAACTCGTGTTTCGTTTCAagtgtaatgtttttttaaaaaaatattaaatgtacatgcttttttaatgtgtttttttatgtaaacttATAGAAAATCAGTGCAAAATGATAAGATCCCATGAATTAAAattctcaacaaatcaaatatcaaaatttaaaattttttaaaaaaattaattacataaaaggatctaaaaaaaattgagggtgaaaaaaaattaattagatcgcaaataaaaattttcaattaaaatgttaaattgaattgaaaaataacttaaaaaaaaaacaaatcaaaaaaataagagctaaactgaaaaatatatatatataaaaaaaaattggttgcattaattaattatgattgtAAAATAGCTAAATAAGGTGAGTATGAagctatctatatatattaaacagaTCTTAGAAGCATCACGCATGTATATGAGTTCATAGAAACCTAGTTAGGTTGAGGGAACTTGAGAAAAATCAAGTGAGAGccgaaaaagaaaatttgactTGCAAAATCCTAGAATTGACCAAAATCTAGCCAAAACGAACCAAGTAGAGCCTAAATCCTACCAAATAACACTTGCATATCATAAGCATCTTTCTTGTAAACTCCATTGGTTATATTATTGCATACCAAGCTACAATTCTACGAAACCCAAGCTACCTACCGGATTTTCACAGTATAGAACAATGTCTGTGCATGTTTTATACAAAATTGTTTCTAAAGTTCTATCATCCAGGTTGAAAAAAAGTTATTCCTTCCATTTTTAGTTCTATCTTATACTGAAAATACTTAAAAACATCTTGAAGtataataacataaaagatttaaaaactcTAAATTTAGATGTGttggttttatttatataaatgctACTTTTATTTGTTAAAGACCTACTCACCCCTCTCTAAACTTGACTTTTAGTTCTATAACTAGTATTAGAGCCTTAGTCTTTTGAATAAGACTTATCCATCTAAGAAAGAAGATCATGGCCAACTAGCTAAAGGAATTGAGAAGGATCTGCACACTACCAAGGCTCATGTGATATGAAAGATGTGGGAGGTTGCTCGTACAGAAACAACACAACTAAAGGAATCCAAAACCAACACTCTAATATATACAAGATTTTGAGATGTTCAAAAAGGAGCTCGACGAAAGCATCAAAGAGACGAGCGCAAGGTTTGTCACCATTGTTAATGAGTTATAAAATCTTGAGAAAAATAgtcaaaaaacctaaaaaattttGAGGGCTCTACCCAGACATTGGGATTCCAAAGTAATGGTTATTGAAGAGTCAAAAGATTTGAGGACACTCAAATATGATGAGCTTGTTGGCCTCTTATTGCTCATGAGTTCAAATGAAGATTAATTTGACTTTAAGAGGAAAAACATTATAGTCAAGATTtcatatgatgatgatgatgatgatgatgatgatgatgatgatgatattctGATTAACATTAAGGTGATGGTGAATATGAATTGGAGGAGATTACTAATTTTTATATCCTGGCAAAATATGACAACGTTGATACCATGGATGGAAATTATTGCATGGCATCATAGCGATATTGACAAGCCAAATGCCTCTCGGGAGTCTCCAATAAGAGCTGAGAACTGTCTTTTTGTgtccaaattattttaatacagtTGGTTGGGATGATGGGATGGAGAAGACGACAATTAGAGCTCAGTGTTCCTTGCTCTTTTggatgtatttatatatatataaaaaaaagttgtaaattcctctaaattttaattattttcagagagagagagagagagagagtttggcAAGGAGCTTCACCTACCTTCGATGATTTTGAGCAGGCAGGGCTTCAAGGAGATGATTTCTACTCTGTCATGCAACCCATGCCCTTtcacctaaaaacaaaaaaataaaataaaaataatattactaatAACTCTCTACACATGCTTTACAGAGGATAGAAATGGTCGTGAGATACAGAATAGTTTGTGAGATGATGCAGCTCACGATGAGCTTCTTGTGGGACTAGTAGAGGCCCTAGCTGTCGGGAGGCCCGGTCCcttcaaaaaaacaatcttgTATCACCATATACATAAGATCAATCTTGCACAAGTCTTTGATTCTTAGGTTGTTCTTATTTCAACGCATATTGAGCTTTGTTTTATGatgatttccatttttttttccactgtcACGGCCGGACAAGCGAATGGGACCAGTTTGGGTGGTCAGAAAGTGCAATCAATGTTAATGGCGAAAGCTTATATATGAGCTACTGCACAATGTTGCAGATTctgttgttttaaaaaacttgtacaTCCCGTTTTCATTAACGCAACATTCAGTAGAGTCAGTACTCATTGTATTGTGAGGATGCTGAAACTTTTCCCATGCAGTTACCTGATAATTTTCTAGTCTTCTCTGCCATCCACTCCATATGTTTTACAGGTGTTAGGCAAAACGGGAGCTTCTGATAATTTTCTAGTCTTCCCTGACactcttttcttattttctgtCAAATTCAACAGTTACAtgtatcttttaatttgactgTTGGTCATAAACATGGTATGCAGAACCAGGTCTTGAtccaaattaaaagaagaaaaaacgaaACGATTAcgtaaattagaaaacaaaaattaaaattatatgcaCAGGCAAATGATGAATGTCAACGTACATTTAAAtccttaaaattaatgatttgtagtgtagaaaataaaaatatcaccccatataaataaaaatgttaaaacttaatttttcaatcaattaagacaagctatttaagttttaattaaaacaaaccaAATAAAGATACATTAAATATGCTAATATGACAAAATCAACTAATATGCAATTTAAACGATAAGTAATTAAAAGGGAAATTTTGCTTATGatctaaaataattactaaaaataacttaaaaagcaaagaaaacaaaataaattgatttgaaaaatcaaagacaaatcgataaaatgtaaaaaataaagagaaatttattttactttataagATGTTTTCCtcaatgataattaaatattaataatcgATTTGtgatcataaataaattaaccatataaatttttctatctatttttactctttttttaacaGTAATTGTATAATAACCCTTATTAAACATgcaagatttaattattatgtaaCAGTATTAATATTGAGATGGATGTAATTGATTCATGATAATTAAACACGCATAAGAAGTAATTTaatcaagaattatatttttcaagtaacaaataatcaaacatgggtttaaaaattgaattaacatTTTtgctatttaaattaattagtctTGGATCTTACATAAACTAATCAACTAGCAATAGATTTACAACCAAAAACATATGTGCTTATCATATAGAATTTACATCATCAATCAttagatttaatcataaaaaaacatacaatatTAATGTATCGTAATTAGATatagaataattttaatcacaaatccttatgataatttaaaattcaaaagtacTAACctcttaggaaaaaaaattaagcttgttgtaaattcaaaaaagaaaaaagatacaaaaaaaattccaaaaacaataaaaccccCTATTTCTATTCTCCTATGTTTTTAACGTAATCCCCTACTTCCTAAAGGTTAggattggttatatatataattgagaagaaaaagaagtttcttagtaaataattaataactaatttctaattagattattttaatgctttCTTATACTAATATGACTGTAATGACTTGTGTATTGATTTTAAGATTCTAAAGGGATTTCTGGTCATGTAAGACCCTTGCCATATCATTAATAAGTTATCATGTTATCATCTCAACATAAAAGATAGACTGAACTTGCGCATCATTAATAAGTTTGTTGACAGATTTCAAACTCAACTCCAAAGATTTCGTTCTCTCTTGTCTATACAAATTAATGGTTATACCATATATGgattaaaaacttgaaatgtcTAGTTTTCAGCTCAACTTTAAtcgaatcaaaattttatttttagctctAGATATGATCTAAATATTACACGATACTTTAGTCTGACAGATTTGCTCTGACCATTTCTAATCCCGCTAAAATTTCTTGTTCAAATTGAATTCCTTATGCAATTAGAATTTACACTTCTTAGCTTCAATAACTTGTCCCAATATACTATTTCTAGGTTTTTCCTTGAaattatgctaaaaatattttatttagattttttaacacTTTGTGTCTCTTGTAACATTGTTAAGTATAGAACAACTTAAAGTAGATTATTTAGAAcataaacatgaagaaaaaaaaatctaagaataagataaataaaaatagaataatacgTGTGCgtagtaaaatattatttgggaCTGAAGTcatctaaaatattatgaatgGGTCAAACTTGGTATTGGTGCCTTTTAAAGCAATCATGATCTTGGTCTGTTTCGCTAGAATTTAGATGCATGTTGCCCATCCGTTGCTATCATCACACCCACCAGACAGCCTTCACCACACCAAATTGCCATGATCATTGACCACCACCCCCCcgaataggaaaaataaaatagaaaaattattccttttaaataaaaaaaaactaaaaaatatataataatatagaatagaaaaaaattcttaagctgaataaaaataaccaaaaaaattatttttctagaaagGATATTGTATCGTACATCAAAAGTTCCATGATGATTAAAAGAATCCCGCCTTAACATATATCATGATTTTGAATCTCGAAGATATCAAGTTTCTACGTGAGATTTTCTTGGTCAATTCATgataaagtaaaaattattaaccACAATCTCGATGGGTataatttagtaattaaattttagatttattttttataaattactggTTTGAAtcttataaatcttaaaattattaaaaatttaaatgattattaaCTTTAGAACTTATAAAATTAGTCAAGATACACGCAAACTAGACCCAAcatctatgttaataaaaaaaaatcattaatcacTCAAAGTTGCTACTGTATATCATGTAAAAGATTTATAAAGCCTAcggtctatttattttttcctgaaATTCAGTGTATATCTCTGATTTTGTCcccatctttgtttttttttttttcgattcttagtttttgttgggttcaatttaaaaaaaaacattatttttttatatttttaaattattttaatatactatgtTAAATACTCAATATCTTATAGTTTTACCTTAAATCTGCACAAC of the Populus nigra chromosome 7, ddPopNigr1.1, whole genome shotgun sequence genome contains:
- the LOC133699074 gene encoding uncharacterized protein LOC133699074, whose product is MKSGDDLEGMLCDYVGGKAKSKLHRIPSARLVTALTCLQFAFAIYATFLLYYMSPTIDLRAKPDFTWATRIAQQWKQFIIPPHVLGRYQEAAYLVRAEIQPINPSQVCEHEKIDFQQKKSNDSQMIKLKRELYDEVLDFQRKSVGTETLSELMAMNSKWDLRGPNKAKVTVILNHFKRKTLCAQLDSLLHQTLPFHHVWVLSFGSPNELSLKRIVDSYNDSRISFVSSSYDFKYYGRFQMALQTEADLLYIVDDDMIPGRKMLQILSHVAGTEKYKNSVLGSIGRILPFRQKDFTFPSYRKFRSKEAGLYLPDPAYDITVNKIVQVDFLSSSWFLSAELVKTLFVEAPMTFKTGEDLHLSYQLQKYRNAGSFVLPVDPNDKETWGDSEHRLAYVSETTVIFKDIVQVRDDQWWKALSAGYVTQWAAMHPQKIDALFYAHSVDEVKALAPLLEKFRSTAGKKAYIAISGGSFCPCEDAATALNWPKVVCKERRFRIFDLAVGAQSDISDSEVPVMQAVYSSMKGLIKIHNPSVVITVNDIDPNVKKALKMATETNVNGTTMVLLPRPSISKVLWMADLRSAALPNWNKMRISVNIITQNRAPSLTRLLESLSNAYYLGDEIPISFNMDSRVDEETIRLVNSFDWPHGPKTLRRRIIQGGLIRAVSESWYPSSDDDYGLLLEDDIEVSPFYYLWIKYALLAYHYDPQVSLPQLSSISLYTPRLVEVVKERPKWNATEFFKGIHPNTPYLHQLPCSWGAMFFPKQWREFYVYMNMRFTEDAKANPVQIPKSRTNGWQASWKKFLIDMMYLRGYVSLYPNFPNQASFSTNHMEPGAHISAKDNVVKHDKKDFEVPLLKEDFTSFLPDGRLPPASKLPSLNLFNQPVSLKGLKAAGAKLGQDVLRCDNATEIVSVDHETGLPTQCSKF